The Candidatus Omnitrophota bacterium genome contains the following window.
GACCCCGGCGATCACTAGCCTGGAAAAAATATCCAAACCCGGACTGCGTATGTATAAAAAAATGAAAGATATAACGCATGTCTTGGGCGGCCGGGGCATAGCCATATTATCAACATCAAAGGGAATATTAACCGATTCCGAGTGCAGAGAGTTAAAAATCGGCGGAGAGCCGCTCTGCAATATCTGGTAACCGCGCCTCATAAAGGTGTGATACTTTATAATCGCAAAAAGGATAAGATATGTCACGAATAGGAAAAAGGCCTGTTAAAGTGCCTAACGGAGTAAAGGTAAACATAAACCAGAGGGTTATCGCGCTTGAAGGCCCCAAAGGTAAATTGTCGCTTAATCTGCCTGATGGGATAAATGCTGCCCATACCGGGGATGAAATACTGCTGAACAGGGTATCAGATATAAAAATTCATAAAATGAATCATGGCTTAGCCAGGTCGCTTACAAATAATATGGTTAAAGGCGTTACCGAGGGCTTTTCCAAAGAGCTTGAAATACAGGGCGTGGGATTCAAGGCCCAGGTGAGCGGTAAAAAGCTTACCCTAAACCTTGGATTTGCGCATCCAATTGAATACGATGCGCCCACAGGCGTTGATATACAGTCGCCCAAACCCACGCAAATAATTATAAAGGGCATTGATAAGCAGCTTATCGGTGAAGTGGCGGCCCAGATCAGAGCTTTTTATAAACCGGAGCCTTATAAAGGCAAAGGTATAAGGTATGTGGGCGAGTATGTCAGGAAAAAGGCAGGAAAGACAGTTGCCTAAAAAGGGTCTTGTTCTATCATAACGCATAAGGGATGATGCAAAATGCAAAGAAAACGTGTTTTACAAAGCCATCTAAGGCATGAACGGCTAAGAAAAAAGATAATTGGAACTGCGCAAAAGCCAAGGCTGTGTGTATACAGGTCTTTAAAAAACCTTTCTGCCCAGCTCGTTAATGATACTGAATCAAAGACAATAATGTCTTTATCCACGTATGATAAAGACGTGAAATCAGGTGTCAAATATGGAGGCAATGTTCCGGCGGCCGAGAATCTCGGTAAGCTTTTTGCCCAGCAGGCTTCCAAAAAGGGGATAAAGCAAGTTGTCTTTGACAGGGGAGGCAGGAAGTATCATGGCAGGGTCAAGGCCTTCGCGGAATCATGCCGTAAAAACGGATTAGATTTTTAACCCCGGCAGATTTTAGCCGTGGACACATTGTTATTGTATATTGTTTAAGGATGATATCAGGGTCCATGTGGACTTAATGTTTTAAATACCGTTCGTATCTGGGAGGACAAAGATTTTGGCTGACAAAAAGATATCTAAAACCACGAAGCAACCCATGCCCAAAGAAAGGGCAAAGGATGATTTGAAAAAGACGATTTCAAAAGACTCGGATATTGCCGGCAGTATGCAATTTGTTGATGAGATGTTTGAAAAAGTGCTCTCTATCAATAGGACATCCAAGGTAACGAAGGGCGGCAAAAAGATAG
Protein-coding sequences here:
- the rplF gene encoding 50S ribosomal protein L6; this translates as MSRIGKRPVKVPNGVKVNINQRVIALEGPKGKLSLNLPDGINAAHTGDEILLNRVSDIKIHKMNHGLARSLTNNMVKGVTEGFSKELEIQGVGFKAQVSGKKLTLNLGFAHPIEYDAPTGVDIQSPKPTQIIIKGIDKQLIGEVAAQIRAFYKPEPYKGKGIRYVGEYVRKKAGKTVA
- the rplR gene encoding 50S ribosomal protein L18, with the translated sequence MQRKRVLQSHLRHERLRKKIIGTAQKPRLCVYRSLKNLSAQLVNDTESKTIMSLSTYDKDVKSGVKYGGNVPAAENLGKLFAQQASKKGIKQVVFDRGGRKYHGRVKAFAESCRKNGLDF